In Myxococcales bacterium, the following proteins share a genomic window:
- a CDS encoding LamG domain-containing protein — protein MRGRRRDWLRAGGLTLVAASLVLPSCREPTQITVELRTDVPCASVTETTVGVGTLTSVKDKPTVSSQKGCKTPDGRIGSLVVIPSGENQDEVTIQAILGVDGQLASGCQPDQPSANCVVARRALRFVPHTPLELPIELSASCLGKVCPDDQTCLDGKCVSAKLPDPESCTTPGGCAPAPDAGSDALSVDTGTDSALDAGFDGGVDAAADTGNDAPADVNADGPATTKPLLHYAFEVTTGAIPDSSGNGLDGTPIGATVKAGAGHNASGGLVLTGAAGTSTLQIAPSTLLAAVTQLTGVTIAAWVNLTKAPPAKGFIFANDPAGTPTVELWIEPTRALCMDVVPTVGGTYYPACSTATLTTGTWAHVALSADTASASLYVDGSSVATSKTPAPKFALTQISFFGYGWDGVLDEVRIYDHVLSPAEIAALAKL, from the coding sequence ATGCGTGGGCGACGGCGTGATTGGCTCCGAGCGGGAGGGCTGACTCTCGTCGCAGCATCCCTCGTGCTGCCGAGCTGCCGAGAGCCAACCCAGATCACGGTCGAGCTCCGCACGGACGTCCCGTGCGCCAGCGTGACCGAAACAACGGTCGGCGTCGGGACGCTGACCAGCGTGAAGGACAAGCCGACCGTCTCCAGCCAAAAGGGCTGCAAGACGCCAGACGGCCGCATTGGCTCACTGGTCGTGATCCCGAGCGGAGAGAATCAGGACGAGGTGACGATACAGGCCATCCTGGGGGTCGACGGGCAGCTCGCGAGCGGCTGCCAGCCAGACCAGCCGTCGGCGAATTGTGTCGTGGCGCGGCGCGCGCTTCGCTTCGTGCCCCACACGCCCCTCGAGCTGCCAATCGAGCTCAGCGCGAGCTGTTTGGGCAAGGTGTGCCCCGACGACCAGACTTGCCTCGACGGCAAGTGCGTTTCCGCCAAGCTGCCGGACCCCGAGAGCTGCACGACCCCCGGAGGTTGCGCGCCCGCGCCGGACGCGGGCAGCGACGCGCTGAGCGTGGACACCGGAACCGACTCCGCGCTCGACGCGGGCTTCGATGGCGGCGTCGACGCGGCGGCCGACACCGGCAACGACGCTCCCGCAGACGTCAACGCGGACGGGCCGGCAACAACGAAGCCGTTGCTCCACTACGCGTTCGAGGTCACGACCGGCGCGATCCCGGACTCGTCGGGCAACGGCCTCGATGGCACTCCGATTGGCGCAACGGTCAAGGCGGGTGCGGGGCACAACGCTTCCGGAGGCCTGGTGCTGACCGGTGCCGCCGGCACTAGCACGCTACAGATCGCGCCGAGCACCCTGCTGGCGGCCGTGACTCAGCTGACCGGTGTCACCATCGCTGCCTGGGTGAACCTTACGAAGGCGCCCCCCGCCAAGGGCTTCATCTTCGCCAATGACCCCGCCGGCACGCCCACCGTCGAGCTTTGGATCGAGCCGACCCGCGCGCTCTGCATGGACGTGGTCCCCACCGTCGGCGGCACCTACTATCCTGCGTGCAGCACCGCGACGTTGACGACTGGCACCTGGGCCCACGTGGCACTCAGCGCTGACACCGCGAGCGCTAGCCTGTACGTGGACGGTTCATCGGTGGCCACGAGCAAGACCCCGGCGCCGAAGTTCGCTCTGACCCAGATATCCTTCTTCGGGTATGGCTGGGACGGCGTTCTCGACGAGGTGCGGATCTACGACCATGTGCTGTCCCCGGCAGAGATCGCGGCACTGGCCAAGCTCTGA
- a CDS encoding SUMF1/EgtB/PvdO family nonheme iron enzyme — MSSCARTVAVVLVANALLTVSCGSGDSGGSTASDAGNNDASTGGASGAGTGGGAGSGGATVSCPSGGGPKMVALAAGFCIDSTEVTRDHYATWLATNPSLAEQPSQCVWNSTFVPQFDWPPTGDGDRPVGHVDWCDAHAYCKGVGKRLCGAVGGGPTPYAEYKDATKSQWTLACTSGGKQSFPYGNQYDPQACAGVDYVKVDLNYTVAAGTLTTCQSTVSGYAGVFDLSGNVAEWEDSCEPFTNVPSGQVDYCRVRGGGRWQHGYTDPANNEYGELGCVPGPGIELGAGRSSTDATTGFRCCGS; from the coding sequence ATGTCGAGTTGCGCGCGCACGGTCGCTGTTGTTTTGGTCGCGAACGCCTTGCTGACGGTGAGCTGCGGGAGTGGGGACAGCGGAGGCTCGACCGCATCCGACGCGGGGAACAACGACGCCTCGACGGGTGGGGCGTCGGGCGCGGGCACGGGTGGCGGCGCGGGGTCGGGTGGCGCAACGGTGAGCTGCCCGTCCGGCGGCGGGCCCAAGATGGTCGCCCTCGCGGCCGGGTTCTGCATCGACAGCACGGAGGTGACGCGTGACCACTACGCGACTTGGCTCGCGACCAACCCGTCGCTCGCGGAGCAGCCAAGTCAATGTGTTTGGAACTCCACCTTCGTTCCCCAGTTCGATTGGCCACCCACGGGCGACGGCGACCGCCCCGTTGGGCACGTGGACTGGTGCGACGCTCACGCCTACTGCAAAGGCGTCGGCAAACGCTTGTGCGGCGCGGTCGGTGGCGGACCCACCCCGTACGCGGAGTACAAGGATGCAACGAAGAGCCAGTGGACTCTGGCCTGCACCTCGGGAGGCAAGCAGTCGTTTCCGTACGGGAACCAGTACGACCCGCAGGCGTGCGCAGGGGTCGACTACGTCAAGGTAGATCTGAACTACACCGTGGCGGCGGGTACCCTCACGACATGCCAGTCGACCGTCTCGGGGTATGCGGGTGTATTCGACCTGAGTGGCAACGTGGCGGAGTGGGAAGATTCGTGCGAGCCGTTCACCAACGTGCCCTCGGGCCAAGTCGACTATTGTCGGGTGCGCGGTGGGGGACGCTGGCAGCACGGGTACACCGATCCCGCCAACAACGAATACGGAGAGCTCGGCTGCGTGCCGGGTCCGGGCATCGAGCTCGGAGCCGGACGCAGCTCGACGGACGCCACGACCGGGTTTCGCTGCTGCGGATCTTGA
- a CDS encoding CoA-binding protein, with protein sequence MTHPLEDVIRNAEPFVFIGDSGEDRFPAMSYANASKKGHRVYYLDLGGMTASRGPVKGGKVYAEPKDIPADRSDLAVVWTKPHSAKRAVDIAHELGAKRIWFSFQTGHRDAVAHARSLDMEVVEIGRCPVYYMEGQVPVCKVHTAVVKLSGSYAKPPQLDPEAKRRELL encoded by the coding sequence ATGACACACCCTCTCGAAGACGTAATCCGAAACGCAGAGCCTTTCGTATTCATCGGTGACAGTGGCGAAGACCGCTTCCCGGCCATGAGCTACGCCAACGCATCGAAGAAGGGTCACCGCGTCTACTACCTGGACCTCGGCGGCATGACGGCGTCGCGAGGACCTGTGAAGGGCGGGAAGGTCTACGCCGAGCCCAAGGACATTCCTGCCGATCGCAGCGACCTCGCGGTCGTGTGGACCAAACCGCACAGCGCAAAGCGCGCCGTGGACATCGCGCACGAGCTCGGCGCAAAACGCATCTGGTTCAGCTTCCAGACCGGACATCGGGACGCAGTCGCCCACGCCCGTTCACTCGACATGGAGGTCGTCGAGATCGGCCGCTGTCCCGTGTACTACATGGAAGGGCAGGTCCCGGTGTGCAAGGTGCACACGGCAGTCGTCAAGCTCTCGGGCTCGTACGCCAAGCCGCCGCAGCTCGATCCGGAGGCCAAGCGGCGAGAGCTACTCTAG
- a CDS encoding SDR family oxidoreductase, translating into MAETSFHGKVAVITGGASGIGAALARQLAQAGAKVVLADRQLDLAERIASEICAAGGSATALELDVRDLPQTLRVVRATVEQLGSLDYFFNNAGIGVGGEIDGYAAADWDDVIDVNLRGVTYGIQAAYPVMIAQGSGHIVNTASVAGLLAVAGEGSYGATKHAVVGLSKVLRMEAKRHGVRVSVLCPGAIRTPILTGGKFGRMNYEGLTDEAVLKMWARVRPMDVDVFARKALTAIGKNEALIIIPSWWKALWYLERLSPSLSSRLWERMSASLRADMESAGARPVSRRG; encoded by the coding sequence GTGGCGGAGACGAGCTTTCACGGCAAAGTCGCGGTCATCACCGGCGGGGCCTCGGGCATCGGTGCGGCGCTCGCAAGGCAACTGGCGCAGGCGGGCGCGAAGGTCGTGCTCGCGGATCGACAGCTGGATCTCGCCGAGCGCATCGCCTCGGAGATTTGCGCCGCTGGCGGCAGCGCGACCGCGCTCGAGCTCGACGTCCGCGATCTACCGCAGACGCTTCGCGTCGTGCGGGCGACCGTGGAGCAACTGGGCTCGCTCGACTATTTCTTCAACAACGCAGGCATCGGCGTGGGGGGTGAGATCGATGGCTACGCGGCTGCTGACTGGGACGACGTCATCGACGTCAACCTGCGCGGCGTGACCTACGGCATTCAAGCTGCCTACCCGGTGATGATCGCGCAGGGATCGGGGCACATCGTCAACACCGCCTCGGTTGCCGGACTCTTGGCGGTGGCTGGGGAGGGCAGCTACGGCGCGACGAAACACGCGGTGGTCGGGCTGTCGAAGGTCCTGCGCATGGAGGCAAAACGCCACGGCGTGCGGGTCTCGGTGCTCTGCCCGGGCGCGATTCGCACGCCAATCCTGACCGGAGGAAAGTTCGGCAGGATGAATTACGAGGGACTGACCGACGAAGCAGTGTTGAAGATGTGGGCGCGCGTTCGGCCGATGGACGTCGACGTGTTCGCCAGGAAGGCTCTCACCGCCATCGGCAAGAACGAAGCCCTCATCATCATCCCGAGCTGGTGGAAGGCGCTCTGGTACCTGGAGCGACTCTCGCCGAGCCTGAGCTCCCGCCTCTGGGAGCGCATGTCCGCGAGCCTGCGCGCTGATATGGAGTCTGCTGGGGCACGCCCGGTGTCGCGTCGCGGCTGA
- the nhaR gene encoding transcriptional activator NhaR yields the protein MEWLNYHHLHYFWLAAKEGGISRAAKKLHLAQPTLSSQIRALGESLGGELFERRGRGLVLTELGTTVYRHADEIFSIGRDLLDAAKGRSSGRVQRLVVGIADVLPKLAVYRMLAPALRLTPPVRIVCREDAAERLVAALGNHEVDLVLSDSALSPSRGTRAFNHLLGESGTSFFAAPKLASKLRRGFPRSLDGAPFIMPGEQSAMRRELDGWFDSREVRPQVVAEVDDSALAKVFGQAGAGAFLGSTAIEAEIVEQYAVGVVGRAPELKERYFAISLERRIRHPGVLAISSAARELLSS from the coding sequence ATGGAATGGCTGAACTATCACCACCTCCACTACTTCTGGCTGGCGGCCAAGGAGGGCGGCATCAGCCGCGCCGCCAAGAAGTTGCACCTTGCCCAGCCAACGCTCAGCAGCCAGATCCGCGCGCTGGGCGAGAGCCTGGGCGGCGAGCTGTTCGAGAGGCGGGGACGTGGCCTGGTTCTGACCGAGCTCGGCACGACGGTGTACCGGCACGCTGACGAGATCTTCAGCATCGGGCGCGACCTGTTGGACGCCGCAAAAGGACGCTCGAGTGGACGAGTGCAGCGGTTGGTCGTCGGGATCGCGGATGTGCTGCCCAAGCTCGCCGTCTACCGCATGCTGGCTCCGGCGCTCCGCCTGACGCCGCCGGTCCGTATCGTGTGTCGCGAGGACGCCGCCGAGCGGCTGGTCGCAGCGCTCGGCAACCATGAGGTCGACCTCGTGCTTTCGGACTCAGCGCTGTCGCCCAGCCGAGGAACCCGAGCCTTCAATCATTTGCTGGGGGAGAGCGGCACCAGCTTTTTCGCGGCACCGAAGCTCGCGAGCAAGTTGCGGCGCGGCTTTCCGCGCTCGCTGGACGGCGCACCGTTCATCATGCCCGGCGAGCAGAGCGCAATGCGGCGGGAGCTCGACGGCTGGTTCGACTCACGGGAGGTGCGGCCGCAGGTGGTCGCGGAGGTCGACGACAGCGCGCTGGCCAAGGTGTTTGGGCAGGCGGGCGCCGGTGCGTTTTTGGGCTCGACCGCCATCGAAGCGGAGATCGTCGAGCAATATGCTGTGGGAGTGGTTGGGCGAGCGCCCGAGCTGAAGGAACGATACTTCGCCATCAGCTTGGAGCGGCGGATCCGGCACCCCGGTGTGCTCGCGATCTCTTCGGCCGCGCGGGAGCTGCTCTCGAGCTGA
- a CDS encoding TerC family protein, giving the protein MQSSIGSPGLWVGFLALVLVMLALDLGVFHRRPHQVSLKEAGVWSAVWVSLAVAFGVGIHLAFGGGKAVEFATGYVLEKALSVDNIFVFVIIFAAFGVPAAQQHRVLFWGILGALVMRAIFIAAGAALLQHFHFVIYLFGGLLIVTGAKLLFAKTEVESNPADGWVYRTFQRFVPLTQGLRGSKFMVREGGKWLATPLLAVLVLVEISDVIFAVDSIPAVLAVTRDPFIVFTSNIFAILGLRSLYFLLAGVVHKFHYLKPALAIILTFVGVKLCLSAVAPIPTTASLAVIASLVVGAVLLSLLRPLRPGPVPQPVPVDAREHPPAAL; this is encoded by the coding sequence ATGCAATCTTCGATCGGCAGCCCGGGTCTGTGGGTTGGTTTTCTGGCGCTCGTGTTGGTGATGCTCGCCCTGGATCTGGGCGTGTTCCACCGCCGTCCTCATCAGGTCTCGCTGAAAGAAGCGGGCGTCTGGAGCGCCGTCTGGGTCAGCCTGGCGGTGGCGTTCGGAGTCGGAATTCACCTGGCCTTCGGCGGTGGCAAGGCGGTCGAGTTCGCGACTGGGTATGTGCTCGAGAAAGCGCTCTCGGTCGACAACATCTTCGTGTTCGTGATCATCTTTGCCGCATTCGGCGTTCCTGCGGCGCAGCAACATCGGGTGTTGTTCTGGGGCATCCTGGGTGCGCTGGTGATGCGCGCGATCTTCATCGCGGCGGGAGCTGCGCTGCTCCAGCACTTTCATTTCGTCATCTATCTGTTCGGCGGCCTGCTGATCGTGACCGGAGCCAAGCTGCTGTTTGCCAAGACCGAAGTCGAGTCGAACCCCGCCGACGGCTGGGTCTACCGCACGTTCCAGAGATTCGTGCCCCTGACTCAGGGCCTGCGTGGCAGCAAGTTCATGGTCCGGGAGGGTGGGAAATGGCTGGCCACGCCGCTGCTGGCCGTGCTGGTGTTGGTTGAGATCAGCGACGTCATCTTCGCGGTCGACTCCATCCCCGCCGTGCTCGCGGTGACGCGTGATCCCTTCATCGTGTTCACCTCGAACATCTTCGCGATCCTCGGGCTGCGCTCGTTGTACTTCTTGCTCGCGGGGGTCGTGCACAAGTTCCACTATTTGAAGCCGGCTCTGGCCATCATCCTGACCTTCGTGGGAGTGAAGCTGTGTCTGAGCGCCGTCGCACCCATTCCCACGACGGCCTCGCTGGCGGTGATCGCCTCGCTCGTGGTCGGCGCTGTCCTTCTGTCGCTGCTCCGTCCTCTCCGCCCCGGTCCGGTGCCGCAACCCGTGCCCGTCGATGCCAGGGAGCATCCGCCGGCGGCGCTCTGA
- a CDS encoding universal stress protein: protein MPNRILVATDATDNSLAAVRMAAALARSTGATLIALHVVEAPREVLRWSATPVRGELVAYKQLLDKQLGVAERRTRRQVDGVVRRSVDFKVEVLVKAGSIAEQVVDVALAYDAVMIVIGKGRRAGDLAERTTRIARIARRPVVIVPGKWNRGLRKLPRQTSVRRQPRLSRVA, encoded by the coding sequence ATGCCGAATCGAATCCTCGTCGCAACCGACGCCACCGACAATTCACTGGCCGCCGTGCGCATGGCCGCCGCGCTCGCGCGCTCGACGGGCGCGACGCTGATTGCGCTTCACGTCGTCGAGGCCCCAAGAGAGGTGTTGCGCTGGTCCGCAACGCCAGTAAGGGGTGAGCTGGTCGCCTACAAACAGCTGCTCGACAAACAGCTCGGCGTGGCCGAGCGCCGCACGCGGCGCCAGGTGGACGGAGTCGTGCGGCGCTCCGTGGATTTCAAGGTGGAGGTGTTGGTGAAGGCCGGCAGCATCGCCGAGCAGGTCGTCGACGTCGCCCTGGCCTACGACGCGGTCATGATCGTCATCGGCAAAGGACGACGCGCCGGGGATCTCGCCGAGCGCACGACCCGCATCGCGCGCATCGCGCGCCGTCCAGTGGTGATCGTGCCGGGCAAGTGGAATCGCGGTCTCCGAAAGTTGCCCCGCCAGACCAGCGTCCGGCGGCAACCGCGCCTTTCGAGGGTGGCGTAG
- a CDS encoding NAD-dependent succinate-semialdehyde dehydrogenase, giving the protein MNQLRTDNLIGGEWTRAASSFEVRNPATDEVIAEVPNGGQAEARQALAAARSAFPGWRAASAETRAILLGRLADLMMTESERLARLLTTEQGKPLAEARGEIAYAASFIRSAAGEATRVHGEVLPSGKPEKRILVLRQPVGVTAAITPWNFPAAMITRKLGPALAAGCTMVVKPAEQTPLSALALAELCERVGFPAGVVNVITGDPRAIGAELMDNPTLAKLSFTGSTEVGQLLMRGAAKNLLRLSLELGGHAPFIVFDDADVDQAVLGALSCKYRNAGQTCISANRFYVQSGVYERFRDALAARLGAMKVGPGVDAGVEVGPLIDDAAVEKVQHHVADALERGASLRLGGSLADLGAKYTKRFYVPTLLEGFTHEMLCAREETFGPVSPLRRFEHEDEVVQLANDSEFGLASYFYTRDLGRAFRVAERLEYGIVGVNDGAPSTAQAPFGGVKHSGFGREGGHFVMHEYLNVKYVSLGVG; this is encoded by the coding sequence ATGAACCAGCTGCGAACGGACAACCTCATCGGGGGCGAGTGGACGCGCGCCGCGTCCAGCTTCGAAGTCAGGAACCCAGCGACGGACGAGGTCATCGCTGAGGTTCCGAACGGCGGACAGGCAGAGGCGCGCCAGGCCCTCGCCGCGGCGCGCTCGGCCTTTCCGGGTTGGAGAGCCGCGTCGGCCGAGACCCGCGCGATCCTGCTCGGTCGATTGGCAGACCTGATGATGACCGAGAGTGAACGTCTGGCACGACTGCTCACCACCGAGCAGGGCAAACCGCTGGCCGAGGCCCGCGGTGAGATTGCCTACGCCGCCTCGTTCATTCGCTCGGCAGCCGGGGAGGCAACGCGGGTGCACGGCGAGGTTCTGCCGAGCGGCAAGCCCGAAAAACGCATCCTCGTCCTGCGCCAGCCGGTCGGTGTGACCGCCGCCATCACCCCCTGGAATTTCCCCGCGGCGATGATCACCCGCAAGCTCGGCCCTGCCCTCGCAGCGGGCTGCACCATGGTGGTGAAGCCCGCGGAACAAACGCCGCTGTCGGCGCTGGCGCTGGCAGAGCTGTGTGAGCGGGTCGGATTCCCTGCCGGCGTGGTCAACGTGATCACCGGCGACCCTCGGGCCATCGGCGCGGAGCTGATGGACAACCCGACGCTCGCCAAACTCTCATTCACGGGCTCGACCGAGGTCGGGCAGCTCTTGATGCGCGGCGCGGCCAAGAACCTGCTCAGGCTATCGCTGGAGCTCGGCGGTCACGCACCGTTCATCGTGTTCGACGACGCCGACGTCGATCAGGCGGTTCTCGGCGCGCTCAGCTGCAAGTACAGGAACGCGGGCCAGACCTGCATCTCGGCCAACCGCTTCTACGTGCAGTCCGGGGTCTACGAGCGCTTTCGCGACGCGCTCGCCGCGCGCCTCGGCGCGATGAAGGTCGGCCCCGGGGTCGATGCCGGGGTCGAAGTGGGACCGCTGATCGACGACGCCGCGGTCGAGAAGGTGCAACACCACGTGGCGGATGCGCTCGAGCGCGGAGCGAGCTTGCGCCTCGGGGGCAGTCTTGCGGACCTCGGAGCCAAGTACACCAAACGCTTCTACGTGCCCACGCTGCTCGAGGGCTTCACACACGAGATGCTGTGCGCGCGGGAGGAGACCTTCGGCCCGGTCAGCCCGCTGCGCCGCTTCGAACACGAAGACGAGGTGGTTCAGCTCGCGAACGACTCCGAGTTCGGCCTCGCCTCGTATTTCTACACACGCGATCTGGGCCGGGCGTTCCGCGTGGCCGAGCGGCTCGAGTACGGCATCGTGGGCGTCAACGACGGGGCGCCCTCGACCGCGCAGGCCCCCTTCGGCGGGGTCAAACACAGTGGTTTTGGTCGTGAAGGAGGACACTTCGTCATGCACGAGTATCTGAATGTGAAATACGTCTCGCTGGGGGTCGGATGA
- a CDS encoding D-alanyl-D-alanine carboxypeptidase family protein: MTADDFEPGDEPAGEPSSSTESQFEPAPSVAPTPRQPWTSRRTLGLSAAFVAILAVIALDVRSILNTRKTGVVIPPSTPSANPPTESPAPVESAEVPSVPSEPSLSKFEPVDDGDDEPPTDERAKPKPDKPARAGTVREAAARTCSTSSVDGLSRQIVIQARCIDGRAFASVPSRPNLVTARNVFLYLHAPARDHLVKALDANKTKKMTVNSALRTVAQQYLLWRWAAGQRCGIKLATPPGESNHETGLALDIAEAGAWRSALEAHEFRWLGSIDRVHFDYKGPDAASRSSVDVRAFQQLWNRNHADDPIPETGRYAPATQERLEKSPSAGFPLGPRCGKVGARDNATHADRDSKQPKQRG; this comes from the coding sequence ATGACGGCCGACGACTTCGAACCCGGCGACGAGCCTGCCGGCGAGCCGAGCTCGTCGACGGAGTCGCAATTCGAGCCGGCTCCGTCGGTTGCGCCGACGCCGCGCCAGCCGTGGACATCGCGGCGTACGCTCGGTCTCTCGGCCGCTTTTGTCGCCATCCTCGCGGTGATCGCGCTCGACGTCCGCTCAATCTTGAATACACGAAAAACCGGCGTGGTCATTCCGCCGAGCACGCCGAGCGCGAACCCGCCGACCGAGAGTCCGGCGCCGGTCGAGTCAGCCGAAGTGCCGTCGGTTCCCAGCGAACCGAGCCTGTCCAAGTTCGAGCCCGTCGATGACGGCGACGACGAACCGCCGACGGACGAACGTGCGAAACCCAAGCCCGACAAGCCCGCGCGCGCCGGGACCGTGCGCGAGGCGGCAGCGCGAACTTGCTCCACGTCGAGTGTGGACGGTCTGAGCCGGCAGATCGTGATCCAGGCTCGCTGCATCGATGGCAGGGCGTTCGCCAGCGTTCCGTCGCGGCCCAACCTGGTCACGGCGCGTAACGTATTTCTGTACCTGCACGCGCCAGCTCGCGATCACCTGGTCAAGGCGCTCGACGCGAACAAGACGAAGAAGATGACCGTCAACAGCGCGCTCCGCACGGTCGCTCAGCAGTACTTGTTATGGCGCTGGGCTGCGGGCCAGCGCTGCGGCATCAAGCTCGCGACGCCGCCCGGCGAGAGCAATCACGAGACGGGGCTCGCGCTCGACATCGCCGAAGCAGGGGCCTGGCGGTCGGCACTCGAGGCGCACGAGTTCCGCTGGCTCGGGTCGATCGATCGCGTGCACTTCGACTACAAGGGGCCCGACGCCGCTTCCCGCTCCAGCGTTGACGTGAGGGCATTCCAACAACTCTGGAACCGCAACCACGCGGACGACCCTATCCCGGAGACGGGGCGCTACGCGCCCGCGACGCAGGAGCGGCTGGAGAAGTCCCCCAGCGCAGGGTTTCCGCTCGGGCCGCGCTGCGGCAAGGTCGGCGCGCGCGACAACGCGACCCACGCCGATCGCGACAGCAAGCAGCCGAAGCAGCGCGGCTGA
- a CDS encoding RNA-binding transcriptional accessory protein — protein MRDAALIERIARELRVPPRGATAALALFDGGATVPFVARYRKEATGGLDEVQLRAIAERAKYLSELGDARRVALEAIRAQGKLTPELERAITLCETKAELEHLYAPFRSKRRTRGQIAKELGLEPLADLIWKHDASESPEAAARRFVAQNPEIGSAEAALDGAVDICAERISEDPAARRRVAEELRRGTVRVKKATKFRTQTTKFDNYASFAEPVAKLAPHRYLAICRGENEGVLRPSFELDDARVTRELERLVGLRAGDAWGKLLARAVDEALSRLLVPAARSAVRAELLDVAERDAVKVFAKNLEQLLLAAPFGGRWVLGIDPGQRTGCKCVVLDATGTLVEHSVINLVQGQNAERAAEQTLSGLLDRHPIAAVAVGNGTHGRETESFVRQLLKRRGNADVLCVSINEADANVYSTSDVARQELPDHDVTVRGAVSIGRRLQDPLSELVKVDPKSVGVGQYQHDVSETLLEAKLDEVVESCVNRVGVELNTASPSLLGRVSGIGEKLAQRIAEYRKAHGRFVSRQQLTQVHGLGARTFEQAAGFLRVHGAEHPLDASGVHPERYRLVESMARDLGVGLRDLLREPQLLERLERSKYLSADVGDYTLDHIVAELKRPGRDPRAEFEAPSFRDDVRSIEDVSAGMVLEGRVTNVTAFGAFVDIGVHQDGLVHISALADRFVTDPNEVVAVGDLLRVRVLSVDLERKRISLSAKSAG, from the coding sequence ATGCGTGACGCAGCACTCATCGAGCGGATCGCACGCGAGCTCCGCGTTCCGCCGCGAGGGGCGACAGCGGCGCTCGCCCTGTTCGATGGCGGGGCTACCGTGCCGTTCGTCGCGCGGTATCGCAAGGAGGCCACGGGTGGGCTCGATGAGGTCCAGCTGCGCGCGATCGCCGAACGGGCGAAATACCTGTCGGAGCTCGGGGATGCGCGCAGGGTGGCGCTCGAGGCGATCCGCGCACAAGGCAAGCTCACTCCGGAGCTCGAACGGGCGATCACGCTGTGTGAGACGAAGGCCGAACTCGAGCACCTGTACGCGCCCTTCCGGAGCAAACGCCGCACGCGCGGCCAGATCGCCAAGGAGCTCGGGCTCGAGCCGCTGGCCGACCTGATCTGGAAGCACGACGCCAGCGAGAGTCCCGAGGCAGCGGCGCGCAGGTTCGTCGCGCAAAATCCCGAGATCGGCTCGGCTGAGGCGGCCCTCGACGGCGCGGTCGACATCTGTGCCGAGCGCATCTCCGAAGACCCCGCCGCGCGCCGTCGGGTCGCCGAGGAGCTGCGACGCGGCACCGTGCGCGTGAAAAAGGCGACGAAGTTTCGGACGCAGACCACGAAGTTCGACAACTACGCGAGCTTCGCCGAGCCCGTCGCGAAGCTCGCGCCGCACCGCTATCTGGCGATTTGCCGCGGTGAGAACGAGGGCGTGCTCAGGCCGAGCTTCGAATTGGACGACGCTCGTGTCACCCGGGAGCTCGAGCGGTTGGTCGGACTCCGAGCCGGTGATGCGTGGGGAAAGCTGCTTGCTCGTGCGGTCGACGAGGCACTCTCGCGGTTGCTCGTTCCTGCCGCGCGTTCTGCCGTGCGCGCGGAGTTGCTGGACGTTGCGGAGCGCGACGCGGTGAAGGTGTTCGCCAAGAACCTGGAGCAACTGCTCCTGGCAGCACCCTTCGGCGGGCGCTGGGTGCTGGGGATCGATCCCGGGCAACGCACGGGCTGCAAGTGCGTCGTGCTCGACGCGACTGGAACGTTGGTCGAGCACAGCGTCATCAACCTGGTCCAGGGCCAAAACGCCGAGCGAGCCGCCGAACAAACCCTCTCCGGTCTGCTCGACCGCCATCCCATTGCGGCCGTGGCGGTAGGCAACGGCACGCATGGGCGCGAGACCGAGAGCTTCGTCCGCCAGCTCCTGAAACGCAGAGGCAACGCCGATGTGCTCTGCGTTTCGATCAATGAGGCCGACGCCAATGTATACTCAACGAGCGATGTGGCTCGCCAAGAGCTGCCCGATCACGACGTCACGGTGCGGGGGGCCGTCAGCATCGGCCGCCGGCTGCAGGATCCGCTGTCCGAGCTGGTGAAGGTCGATCCCAAGAGCGTCGGAGTTGGCCAGTATCAGCACGACGTGAGTGAAACCTTGCTCGAAGCGAAACTCGATGAGGTGGTCGAGAGCTGCGTGAATCGTGTTGGCGTCGAGCTGAACACTGCGAGCCCCTCGCTGCTCGGTCGAGTGTCGGGGATCGGTGAGAAGCTCGCGCAGCGCATCGCGGAATACCGGAAGGCCCACGGCCGGTTCGTGTCCCGGCAGCAGCTGACCCAGGTCCATGGGCTGGGGGCGCGCACCTTCGAACAAGCGGCCGGTTTCTTGCGGGTTCACGGAGCCGAGCACCCCCTCGACGCGAGCGGTGTTCATCCGGAACGCTACCGACTGGTCGAGAGCATGGCGCGCGATCTCGGCGTCGGCCTCCGGGACCTGCTTCGGGAGCCTCAGCTGCTCGAGCGGCTGGAGCGGAGCAAATACCTATCGGCAGACGTGGGCGACTACACCCTCGATCACATCGTTGCCGAGCTGAAGCGGCCGGGTCGTGACCCGCGAGCCGAGTTCGAGGCGCCGAGCTTCCGGGATGACGTGCGCAGCATCGAGGACGTCAGCGCGGGCATGGTGCTCGAGGGGCGCGTGACGAACGTGACTGCCTTCGGCGCGTTCGTGGACATCGGTGTGCACCAGGACGGTCTGGTGCACATCTCCGCCCTGGCCGACCGCTTCGTGACGGACCCGAACGAGGTCGTCGCTGTGGGTGATCTGCTCCGCGTCCGGGTGCTGAGCGTCGATCTGGAGCGCAAACGCATCAGCCTGAGCGCAAAGTCGGCGGGCTGA